A stretch of the Pseudomonas helvetica genome encodes the following:
- a CDS encoding DUF6543 domain-containing protein has translation MSLRPGNHTKEANMTDNVPLETSGDTTRLVEKSDLVTLTSHGPTLNQIASNLMTQALKELYPDLDINPDHAMIATPHWLQVDNRIEAGPFRFESLTHALIRHSFNTTKANYIEGEHFLTLERHAKDPIHLAVSIEEVAGVLNDSAPLLFVEFQARQLDFWNQKGHRIARWQELSDTLRKALNVRQVNGWNADECAMAREISMAPDKALRSPVNSDFSAIQACLIDIDTIENEVASHLLVGGALVLKATYRKRELIVMYTIERAYESFDSMEQLGNSLPARLEDQLAGRDLKWRLYEPDGNIFDHMAWALVSSQLDAIDALRFLEAPTTDVLASEVEIDTTEHVRIEQLAAAIPDWLRNASFSDIQDYSRYVTALGKVYRQPDYKAAKDEIPSITSYAQRLMSEAIIADPHAVGAADLVLDELRIKITDSFTVDDLTLPDPRNQHTETLADFALENEAPYLASIFFKNARQVPDWLTPEFLTTLSARVNIGEVYPALIKRKLIDDLVESRRQENFYIDQLRLLLPLMALESKVRQEAGIDEHGYRYIRELLNPDTETAQPIAIYPLSMTPQHRLISTSDTVANMYIISPRSAESGACLLYRPMLDPPLMQFPSRQNLLYALHQPGELRDSVLAWLPDKALSFEYAQYVFPVGLPSPWLVAEQVVDPLLRVDRFGHVIFKYEEITGNILSTLFKNNAQTIVDLADRQSQSNAERRWRLLKDSSWALFSVTSNFLSGAVGTAVWVWQTINEIQQALDARDQGDSFIEWTSVADILLALGIILSHHAVMRRKTASGKLQPALPIEEQIKPPTAPLTIALDPTPLVAELPQSHRSSVEVAGSVPRRTISTLGTYLDTLKVSAPNLADTELTTVNEAPPHLYQLNDKIYAQVGERWFNVMLDADAQVILIDPKDVTRTGPLLVHNQQGQWFVDTRLRLRGGGPKNRLKSMKAAKEQRKHELENALDSFKAQEPAKARELARAQTDLLTANGDAYDRMLGVYAEKLEVLINSYEQALEQLREWRTLGGTTGYTYDLLRLSTELQKHLSLWFTAKKHQYIQATSAFTQAPQPDTAITRQTYIDNIQRATDLSHAMVEKLELSQTALQGMHAAGRPGIAEAIKISKLLPSFSALELKANEIGMAQELCMQEQASPTMSQARSAVGSIIVSAAEAAHRVADLMNIAGGNAAPQERIEDFGGLVDTFADTDQRIRELPDTYPHLFKQPQLDHLRKLIEEFSRLAHTQLHTLLPESEVLITQGSTEPARPGPSRLPVKVSKTRPRDPGNSEVTKAKEAPLKAVMPGVSVQPTPVLSDTDIIEAGLEQSLDVQPFIERTRKDALRPRRIPADMQDLFDQYALKLEQNATSVDLAMIRSKNAEGILPPVATLSLELRQAAIKVREAGISTRAGLYKERKPTQSSFKWMHENEQVRITRNEQGRIQTKQLGDYFQEYRIMDKANNDQALWVAHFHYETLRSPADTPATAHLKVADKYLETLPPEQRRLLTSVEPIDGVLRKIVDPSLRKLFLDLEPQATP, from the coding sequence CAATGATCGCAACACCACATTGGCTCCAGGTTGATAACCGGATCGAGGCCGGCCCCTTTCGATTCGAATCACTGACGCATGCACTGATCCGCCATAGCTTTAACACGACAAAGGCCAATTACATCGAAGGCGAACACTTTCTCACCCTGGAGCGACATGCCAAAGATCCGATTCATCTCGCCGTCAGCATCGAGGAAGTCGCCGGCGTGCTCAATGACTCAGCACCGTTATTGTTTGTCGAATTCCAGGCGCGGCAGTTGGATTTCTGGAACCAGAAGGGACACAGGATCGCGCGCTGGCAGGAACTCTCCGACACACTGCGCAAGGCGCTGAACGTACGACAGGTCAACGGTTGGAATGCCGATGAATGCGCCATGGCGCGGGAGATTTCCATGGCTCCCGACAAAGCCCTGCGCAGCCCCGTGAACAGCGACTTTTCAGCGATCCAGGCGTGCCTGATCGACATAGATACCATCGAGAATGAGGTTGCCAGCCACCTCCTGGTCGGTGGTGCTCTGGTGCTCAAGGCAACGTATCGCAAGCGCGAACTGATCGTGATGTACACCATCGAGCGCGCTTACGAGTCTTTCGACTCAATGGAACAACTGGGTAATTCGCTTCCAGCACGCCTGGAAGACCAACTGGCAGGGCGCGACCTGAAATGGCGGCTTTACGAGCCCGACGGGAATATCTTCGATCACATGGCCTGGGCACTGGTGTCGTCGCAGCTCGATGCCATCGATGCACTCCGATTCCTGGAGGCGCCAACAACCGATGTGCTTGCTTCCGAGGTCGAGATCGACACCACGGAACACGTACGGATCGAGCAATTGGCTGCGGCGATTCCCGACTGGCTGCGCAACGCATCGTTCAGCGATATACAAGACTACAGTCGTTACGTCACGGCGCTGGGAAAGGTGTATCGCCAGCCCGACTACAAGGCTGCCAAAGACGAGATCCCGTCTATCACCTCATACGCCCAGCGCCTGATGAGCGAAGCGATCATCGCCGACCCTCACGCCGTCGGTGCGGCGGACCTGGTGCTGGATGAGTTGCGGATCAAGATCACCGATAGTTTCACCGTCGACGATCTCACTCTCCCCGATCCCCGCAACCAGCACACCGAAACGCTCGCCGACTTCGCCCTGGAGAACGAAGCGCCTTACCTGGCGAGCATCTTCTTCAAAAATGCCCGGCAGGTTCCGGATTGGCTGACGCCAGAATTCCTCACAACGTTGTCGGCTCGAGTCAATATCGGTGAGGTCTATCCCGCACTGATCAAGCGCAAGCTGATTGATGACCTGGTTGAATCCCGACGCCAGGAAAATTTCTATATCGACCAGCTGCGTTTGCTATTGCCGCTCATGGCACTGGAAAGCAAGGTCAGGCAAGAAGCGGGCATTGATGAACACGGCTATCGATACATCCGTGAGCTGCTCAACCCCGACACGGAGACAGCGCAACCGATCGCTATCTACCCCCTCTCGATGACCCCGCAACATCGCTTGATCAGCACCAGCGACACGGTTGCCAACATGTACATCATCAGCCCTCGAAGCGCCGAGAGCGGCGCTTGCCTGCTTTATCGTCCGATGCTGGACCCACCACTGATGCAGTTCCCCTCCCGGCAAAACTTGCTGTATGCCTTGCACCAACCCGGTGAACTCCGAGATTCGGTGCTGGCATGGCTACCCGACAAGGCCCTGAGCTTTGAATACGCTCAATATGTTTTCCCTGTAGGTCTGCCGTCCCCCTGGTTGGTGGCCGAACAGGTTGTCGATCCATTGCTGAGGGTGGACAGGTTCGGACACGTGATATTCAAATACGAGGAGATAACCGGCAACATTCTTTCGACACTGTTCAAAAACAACGCACAGACGATCGTCGATTTGGCTGACCGTCAGTCGCAATCAAATGCCGAACGGCGCTGGCGCTTGTTGAAAGACAGCAGCTGGGCGCTGTTCAGCGTCACCTCAAACTTCCTCAGTGGTGCAGTCGGAACCGCTGTCTGGGTCTGGCAGACCATCAACGAAATCCAGCAGGCACTCGATGCCCGAGATCAGGGTGACAGCTTCATCGAATGGACTTCCGTAGCGGATATTCTGCTGGCACTCGGGATCATCCTCAGCCATCATGCCGTGATGCGGCGCAAAACGGCATCGGGCAAACTGCAACCTGCACTGCCGATAGAGGAGCAGATAAAACCACCTACCGCGCCGCTCACCATTGCATTGGACCCCACCCCGCTTGTCGCTGAACTGCCACAGAGCCATCGCTCCTCGGTTGAGGTCGCGGGATCCGTGCCGCGCCGCACCATTTCGACGCTGGGCACCTACCTGGACACCCTCAAAGTCTCCGCGCCAAACCTTGCCGACACAGAACTGACCACGGTCAATGAAGCACCTCCCCACCTCTACCAGCTCAACGACAAGATCTATGCACAGGTCGGCGAACGCTGGTTCAACGTCATGCTGGACGCCGACGCTCAGGTCATTCTCATCGACCCCAAAGACGTCACGCGAACCGGCCCCCTGCTAGTCCATAACCAGCAAGGTCAATGGTTCGTGGACACCCGACTGCGCTTGCGCGGCGGCGGCCCGAAAAATCGCCTCAAAAGCATGAAAGCGGCCAAAGAGCAGCGTAAACATGAACTGGAAAACGCACTGGACTCATTCAAGGCCCAGGAACCTGCGAAGGCAAGGGAGCTGGCAAGAGCGCAAACAGATTTGCTGACAGCCAACGGCGATGCCTACGACCGAATGCTCGGGGTTTACGCGGAAAAACTGGAAGTCTTGATCAATAGTTATGAGCAAGCACTCGAGCAACTGCGAGAGTGGCGCACGCTCGGCGGAACAACAGGCTATACCTACGACTTGCTACGCCTGAGCACTGAGTTGCAGAAGCATCTTTCGCTCTGGTTTACCGCAAAAAAACACCAGTATATCCAAGCCACCAGCGCATTTACGCAAGCCCCCCAGCCGGACACAGCGATCACACGGCAAACCTACATTGACAACATCCAGCGGGCGACAGACCTGAGCCACGCAATGGTCGAGAAACTTGAACTCTCGCAAACGGCACTTCAAGGAATGCATGCGGCGGGAAGGCCGGGCATAGCTGAAGCCATAAAAATCAGCAAGCTGCTGCCTTCATTCTCGGCACTGGAGCTCAAGGCAAACGAGATAGGCATGGCGCAAGAGCTGTGTATGCAAGAGCAGGCCAGCCCGACAATGTCCCAGGCCCGTAGCGCCGTCGGCAGCATTATCGTGAGCGCCGCCGAGGCCGCTCATCGGGTTGCGGACCTGATGAACATTGCAGGCGGTAACGCTGCCCCACAAGAACGTATTGAAGACTTCGGCGGACTTGTCGATACCTTTGCCGACACCGATCAAAGAATCCGGGAGTTACCAGACACCTACCCTCACCTGTTCAAACAGCCTCAACTCGATCATCTGCGAAAACTGATCGAAGAGTTTTCACGACTGGCACACACCCAACTGCATACGTTGCTGCCCGAAAGTGAAGTGTTGATAACGCAGGGCTCAACAGAACCCGCACGTCCCGGCCCATCACGCCTGCCGGTAAAAGTTAGCAAGACCCGCCCTCGCGATCCCGGTAATAGCGAAGTCACCAAAGCCAAGGAAGCTCCACTCAAGGCAGTCATGCCAGGTGTCAGCGTGCAGCCAACGCCGGTGCTGAGCGATACCGACATCATCGAGGCCGGTCTTGAGCAGAGCCTGGATGTTCAGCCATTTATCGAGCGCACCCGCAAAGACGCTTTGCGACCGCGACGCATCCCCGCCGACATGCAGGATCTGTTCGATCAGTACGCACTCAAACTGGAACAAAACGCCACGAGCGTTGATCTGGCCATGATCAGGAGCAAAAACGCCGAAGGTATCCTTCCGCCAGTGGCCACCCTGAGCCTGGAACTGCGTCAGGCGGCAATCAAGGTAAGAGAAGCGGGCATCAGCACCCGAGCGGGCCTGTACAAAGAGCGCAAGCCCACGCAAAGCAGCTTCAAATGGATGCACGAAAACGAGCAGGTTCGAATCACCCGAAACGAACAAGGCCGAATCCAGACCAAACAGCTCGGGGACTACTTTCAGGAGTACCGGATTATGGATAAGGCGAACAATGATCAGGCGTTGTGGGTGGCGCATTTCCACTACGAAACCCTCAGGAGTCCAGCAGACACACCCGCTACTGCTCACCTGAAAGTCGCGGACAAATACCTGGAGACGCTCCCCCCTGAACAGCGGCGACTGTTGACCTCCGTCGAACCCATTGATGGTGTGCTACGGAAAATAGTCGACCCGAGCCTGCGCAAACTGTTTCTGGATCTGGAACCCCAGGCAACGCCATGA
- a CDS encoding PLP-dependent aminotransferase family protein, whose translation MNNSLLSLSFNPAGIELDRRQGLSRQLYQALRLRVLDGRLVSGTRLPASRDLAAALSISRNSVVRAYDQLYAEGFIEGRVGDGTYVAQLPQTALPTKKLSTKVSTGLPTGLPTGLSTEWLDLPVVSSSKVIHSGALERVEKHHLPRPPSGPPRAFRVGVPAFDLFPFEVWAKLNAAFWRKPDLQQLCYGAPEGYERLRGLIAAYLRSSRGMQCSAEQIVITSGAQQGISLCAQLLVEPGDGVAVENPGYRAAGHAFAVAGARLHGVSVDNEGINCAELAELSDCRLAYVTPSHQYPTGVIMSLARRLELLAWAERTDGWIIEDDYDGEYRYSGAPLAPLAALDRQGRVLYVGTFGKVAFPALRLGYLVLPMGLVDAFSQRRAVDVRHSEVSTQAVMAEFMAAGHFQRHIRRMRRAALSRRNTLLAGWPVDIPGVGSLPSVAAGLHLTVAVDTQARERELIDAAASVDVEINGLSNYWLPESCTPPDQRAGLVLGFAAVPEEAIRAALGRLKKVW comes from the coding sequence ATGAACAACTCGCTGCTGTCCCTGTCGTTCAACCCGGCGGGTATCGAACTCGATCGCCGTCAGGGCTTGAGTCGTCAGCTCTATCAGGCCTTGCGCCTGCGTGTGCTCGACGGTCGGCTGGTGAGTGGCACACGCTTGCCTGCCAGCCGCGATCTGGCTGCGGCGTTGTCGATTTCGCGCAATAGCGTGGTCCGTGCCTACGATCAGCTCTACGCCGAAGGTTTCATCGAGGGACGGGTGGGGGACGGCACGTATGTGGCGCAATTGCCGCAAACGGCATTGCCGACGAAAAAACTATCCACAAAAGTATCCACAGGGTTACCAACAGGCTTACCCACAGGGTTATCCACAGAATGGCTGGATTTGCCTGTGGTTTCATCCAGTAAAGTTATCCACAGCGGTGCTTTGGAGCGGGTCGAGAAGCACCATTTGCCCAGGCCTCCAAGTGGTCCGCCGAGGGCTTTTCGGGTGGGTGTACCGGCCTTTGACCTGTTCCCGTTTGAGGTCTGGGCCAAGCTGAATGCGGCTTTCTGGCGTAAGCCGGATTTACAGCAACTGTGTTACGGCGCGCCCGAAGGTTACGAGCGCTTGCGCGGATTGATCGCGGCCTATTTGCGCAGTTCGCGCGGCATGCAGTGCAGTGCTGAGCAAATTGTGATCACCAGTGGCGCACAGCAGGGGATTAGCCTTTGTGCACAGCTGCTGGTGGAGCCCGGCGATGGAGTGGCTGTGGAAAACCCCGGCTATCGCGCGGCTGGGCATGCCTTCGCCGTAGCCGGGGCGCGGCTGCATGGGGTCTCGGTGGACAACGAAGGCATCAATTGTGCTGAACTGGCTGAATTGAGCGACTGTCGATTGGCCTACGTCACGCCGTCTCATCAATATCCGACCGGGGTGATCATGAGCCTGGCGCGGCGTCTGGAATTGCTCGCCTGGGCTGAACGCACTGACGGCTGGATCATCGAGGATGACTACGACGGCGAGTATCGCTACAGCGGCGCCCCACTGGCGCCCTTGGCGGCGCTGGATCGACAGGGGCGGGTGCTTTACGTCGGCACCTTCGGCAAAGTCGCGTTTCCGGCATTGCGTCTGGGGTATCTGGTGTTACCGATGGGCCTGGTAGACGCGTTCTCCCAGCGTCGTGCAGTGGATGTGCGCCATTCCGAGGTGAGCACTCAGGCGGTGATGGCCGAGTTCATGGCTGCCGGGCATTTTCAGCGGCATATCCGCCGTATGCGGCGCGCGGCCTTGAGTCGGCGCAACACGCTGTTGGCGGGTTGGCCTGTGGATATCCCGGGTGTTGGCAGCCTGCCAAGTGTCGCGGCGGGGCTGCACTTGACGGTGGCGGTCGACACTCAGGCCCGCGAGCGCGAATTGATCGACGCCGCGGCGAGTGTTGATGTCGAGATCAATGGTCTGAGTAACTATTGGCTGCCGGAGTCATGCACCCCGCCAGACCAGCGCGCCGGGCTGGTGCTGGGTTTCGCGGCGGTGCCCGAGGAGGCGATCCGCGCAGCGCTCGGGCGGTTGAAAAAGGTCTGGTGA
- a CDS encoding FMN-binding negative transcriptional regulator: MYTPSAFAIDDLPALHQQILDTRLAVLVTHGEQGFQASHVPLLLSPEQGPNGTLYGHLARANPQWQELEAGAEALVIFAGADAYVSPSYYPSKADHGKVVPTWNYVAVHAYGNAEVFSDAHRLRNLVSALTDRHEHDRPQPWKVDDAPAHYIDGMLKAIVGFALPIQRLEGKRKLNQNRSTADIAGVREGLIASANPHDQALAHLMPKE, from the coding sequence ATGTATACCCCCAGCGCATTTGCCATCGACGACCTCCCCGCACTGCATCAGCAGATCCTCGACACACGCCTGGCCGTGTTGGTTACCCACGGCGAGCAGGGTTTTCAGGCCAGCCATGTGCCGCTGCTGCTCAGCCCGGAACAAGGGCCGAATGGCACCCTTTACGGTCACCTGGCCCGAGCCAATCCACAGTGGCAGGAGCTGGAGGCCGGGGCCGAGGCGCTGGTGATTTTTGCCGGGGCCGATGCTTACGTCAGCCCGTCGTACTACCCCAGCAAAGCGGACCACGGCAAAGTCGTGCCGACCTGGAACTACGTGGCAGTGCATGCCTATGGCAACGCCGAAGTGTTCAGCGATGCTCATCGCCTGCGCAATCTGGTCAGCGCCCTGACCGATCGCCATGAACACGATCGCCCTCAGCCGTGGAAAGTCGACGATGCGCCGGCCCATTACATTGACGGCATGCTCAAGGCCATTGTCGGTTTCGCCCTGCCGATCCAGCGTCTGGAAGGCAAGCGCAAGCTCAACCAGAACCGCAGTACCGCAGACATCGCCGGCGTGCGCGAAGGGCTGATCGCCAGCGCCAACCCGCACGACCAGGCCCTCGCCCATTTGATGCCCAAGGAATGA
- a CDS encoding GNAT family N-acetyltransferase, giving the protein MSQIEIRRVTADDHAAWLPLWQAYLRFYNTELPEAVSHSTWQRFLDPSEPTHAALAWADGKAVGMVHFIYHRSNWSIENSCYLQDLLVTPETRGTGVGRKLIEFVYATAKADGCCKVHWLTHETNATAIQLYERIAERPGFIQFRQAL; this is encoded by the coding sequence ATGAGTCAGATCGAGATTCGCCGCGTTACCGCCGATGACCACGCCGCTTGGCTGCCGTTGTGGCAAGCCTACTTGCGCTTCTACAACACCGAGCTGCCAGAGGCTGTCAGTCACAGCACCTGGCAACGGTTCCTCGACCCGAGCGAGCCGACTCACGCAGCCCTCGCCTGGGCCGATGGCAAAGCGGTGGGCATGGTGCATTTCATCTATCACCGCTCGAACTGGAGCATTGAAAACTCCTGCTACCTGCAAGATTTGCTGGTGACGCCCGAAACCCGTGGCACCGGCGTCGGCCGCAAGCTGATCGAATTCGTCTACGCCACGGCCAAGGCCGACGGTTGCTGCAAGGTTCATTGGTTGACCCACGAAACCAACGCCACCGCGATCCAGCTCTATGAGCGCATTGCCGAACGTCCTGGTTTCATCCAGTTTCGCCAAGCCCTTTAA
- a CDS encoding GNAT family protein, with the protein MSTSLADWKGAPAPSVQLIEGRFIRLEKLDPARHADGLFKALQGPGADPKLWDYLPYGPFPERSAFNDWLNNHAANSDPYFFSVIDRATGEVQGLLSLMSIVPAHGRIEIGHVTFGAAMQRSPKSTEAVFLLAKESFALGYRRLEWKCNNGNARSKYAAERLGFSFEGVFRQHMVVKGQNRDTAWYSILDSEWPAIGAGFEKWLSDENQTDSGQLKTLAECRA; encoded by the coding sequence ATGTCGACTTCACTCGCTGACTGGAAAGGCGCTCCAGCGCCCTCGGTTCAACTGATCGAAGGACGCTTCATTCGTCTGGAAAAACTCGACCCGGCACGCCACGCCGACGGCTTGTTCAAAGCCCTGCAAGGCCCCGGCGCCGACCCGAAGCTGTGGGATTACTTGCCTTACGGCCCGTTCCCGGAACGCAGCGCCTTCAATGATTGGCTGAATAACCACGCCGCCAACAGCGACCCGTATTTCTTCAGCGTCATCGACCGTGCCACCGGTGAAGTGCAAGGCCTTCTCAGCCTGATGTCGATCGTCCCGGCCCACGGCCGCATCGAAATCGGTCACGTCACCTTCGGCGCAGCGATGCAGCGCTCACCGAAAAGCACCGAAGCGGTGTTCCTGCTGGCCAAAGAATCGTTCGCCCTGGGCTACCGTCGCCTGGAATGGAAGTGCAACAACGGCAACGCCCGCTCCAAATACGCCGCCGAACGCCTGGGCTTCAGCTTCGAAGGCGTATTTCGCCAGCACATGGTGGTCAAGGGCCAGAACCGCGACACCGCGTGGTATTCGATTCTGGATTCGGAATGGCCGGCGATTGGGGCGGGGTTTGAGAAGTGGCTGTCGGATGAGAACCAGACAGATTCGGGGCAGTTGAAAACCCTGGCTGAGTGCCGCGCCTGA
- a CDS encoding homocysteine S-methyltransferase family protein: protein MDAGSTVILDGGMGRELQRRGAPFRQPEWSALALSEAPQAVEAVHTAYIESGANVITSNSYAVVPFHIGEERFAAEGQALAALAGELARRAADAARQPVRVAGSLPPLFGSYRPDLFDAARVTELLTPLVTGLAPHVDLWLAETQSSIVEARAIHAGLPKDGKPFWLSFTLKDEDTDEVPRLRSGEPVADAAAVAAELGVETLLFNCSQPEVIGAAIDAARETFERLGVKVHIGAYANAFPPQPKEATANDGLDPLREDLDPPGYLHWAADWQKRGASHLGGCCGIGPEHIAVLAQKLA from the coding sequence ATGGACGCAGGCAGCACGGTAATTCTGGATGGCGGTATGGGTCGCGAACTGCAACGCCGAGGCGCGCCGTTCAGGCAGCCTGAGTGGTCCGCGCTGGCGTTGAGCGAAGCACCGCAAGCGGTTGAGGCCGTCCATACGGCTTATATCGAAAGCGGTGCAAACGTGATCACCAGCAACAGCTACGCGGTGGTGCCGTTTCATATCGGTGAAGAACGTTTTGCGGCTGAAGGTCAGGCGCTCGCCGCATTGGCGGGGGAGCTGGCACGGCGTGCAGCCGACGCGGCTAGACAGCCCGTGCGTGTGGCGGGTTCATTGCCGCCGCTGTTCGGCTCCTATCGTCCGGACCTTTTTGATGCTGCCCGGGTGACTGAATTGCTGACGCCATTGGTCACGGGCCTGGCACCTCATGTCGACCTGTGGCTGGCTGAAACCCAGAGTTCGATTGTCGAAGCGCGGGCTATTCATGCCGGCTTGCCAAAGGACGGCAAGCCGTTCTGGTTGTCGTTTACCTTGAAGGATGAAGACACGGACGAAGTACCGCGTTTGCGTTCAGGTGAACCGGTGGCCGATGCCGCTGCGGTGGCCGCAGAGCTGGGGGTCGAGACGCTGCTGTTCAACTGCAGCCAGCCGGAAGTAATCGGTGCAGCGATTGATGCCGCGCGGGAAACCTTCGAGCGTTTGGGTGTGAAAGTCCACATCGGTGCGTACGCCAACGCCTTCCCGCCGCAACCGAAAGAGGCCACGGCCAATGATGGTCTGGACCCGTTGCGTGAGGACCTCGATCCGCCCGGTTACCTGCATTGGGCGGCCGATTGGCAGAAACGCGGCGCCAGCCATCTCGGTGGTTGCTGTGGGATTGGCCCGGAGCATATTGCGGTGTTGGCGCAGAAGCTGGCGTAA
- a CDS encoding ABC transporter substrate-binding protein: MKLQPLLALGLTILAASSQAFAGATLDRIEQKKELVGVLMESYPPFSFLNDQNQLDGFDVDVAKAVADKLGVKLRLETPSWDVIAAGRWSGRYDICICSMTPSKARAEVFDFPVEYYASPAVIVVNAKDDRIHGAKDLSGKKVGLTSASSYESYLNKNLVIEGAEDTRLQYPFEDVQIAPYDTDNVAFQDLSLGAGVRLDAVLTNLVTAQPRLTEDKRFKLAGEPLYSEPNSVAIEKGDAQWDGKVREVFAQLKQDGTLSKLSQKWIGADISK; encoded by the coding sequence GTGAAACTTCAACCGCTACTGGCCCTGGGCCTGACGATTCTCGCTGCTTCTTCCCAAGCCTTTGCCGGTGCCACGCTGGATCGTATCGAGCAAAAGAAAGAGTTGGTGGGCGTGCTGATGGAAAGCTATCCGCCGTTCTCGTTCCTCAACGATCAGAACCAGCTCGACGGTTTCGACGTCGACGTGGCCAAAGCCGTGGCGGACAAACTTGGCGTCAAACTGCGTCTCGAAACGCCGTCCTGGGACGTGATCGCTGCCGGTCGCTGGAGCGGTCGCTATGACATCTGCATCTGCTCCATGACCCCGAGCAAGGCCCGCGCCGAAGTCTTCGATTTCCCGGTGGAGTACTACGCTTCGCCAGCCGTGATCGTGGTCAATGCCAAAGACGATCGCATCCATGGTGCCAAAGACCTGAGCGGCAAAAAAGTCGGCCTCACCAGCGCGTCCAGCTACGAAAGCTACCTGAACAAAAACCTGGTGATCGAAGGCGCTGAAGACACCCGATTGCAGTACCCGTTCGAGGACGTGCAGATCGCCCCGTATGACACCGACAACGTCGCCTTCCAGGACCTGAGTCTGGGCGCTGGCGTGCGACTGGATGCAGTCCTCACCAACCTTGTAACCGCACAACCGCGCCTGACTGAAGACAAACGCTTCAAGCTTGCCGGTGAGCCGCTGTACTCGGAACCCAACTCCGTGGCCATCGAAAAGGGTGATGCCCAGTGGGATGGCAAAGTGCGCGAAGTCTTTGCCCAGTTGAAACAGGACGGCACCTTGAGCAAGCTCTCGCAAAAATGGATCGGCGCCGATATCAGCAAATGA
- a CDS encoding amino acid ABC transporter permease, with translation MTSFPKPPQPPQPVAESLLKRVFGFRTRLYLTWATMLGLFASFFLSFDLKFSIILDKLPNLIGLHLAPNGFLQGAALTLFLCLCSIVASSLLGFITALARLSKSAVAFGIASFYASFFRGTPLLIQILLIYLGLPQLGIVPGAIAAGIIALSLNYGAYLSEIFRAGIVGVPYGQREASLALGMRESVIFWRVTLPQAMRTIIPPTTNQFISMLKDSSLISVMGVWEVMFLAQSYGRSSYRYIEMLSTAAIIYWLLSIGLELIQARMERHYGKAYKQRS, from the coding sequence ATGACTTCTTTCCCCAAACCTCCTCAGCCGCCGCAACCGGTGGCTGAGTCATTGCTCAAACGTGTCTTTGGTTTTCGTACCCGCCTGTACCTGACCTGGGCGACGATGCTGGGCCTGTTCGCGAGTTTCTTCCTGAGCTTCGACCTGAAGTTTTCGATCATTCTCGACAAGCTGCCGAACCTGATCGGCCTGCATCTGGCGCCCAACGGCTTCTTGCAAGGCGCAGCACTGACACTGTTTTTGTGCCTGTGCTCGATTGTCGCCTCGTCGCTGCTGGGCTTCATCACCGCCCTGGCGCGGTTGTCGAAGAGTGCCGTGGCGTTCGGCATCGCCAGCTTCTACGCCTCGTTTTTTCGGGGCACGCCGTTGCTGATTCAGATCCTGCTGATCTACCTCGGCCTGCCACAGCTGGGCATTGTTCCTGGCGCCATTGCCGCCGGGATCATTGCGTTATCGCTGAATTACGGTGCGTACCTGAGCGAAATCTTCCGCGCCGGCATTGTCGGTGTACCGTATGGCCAGCGCGAAGCTTCCCTCGCGCTGGGGATGCGCGAGTCGGTGATTTTCTGGAGAGTCACCCTGCCACAGGCCATGCGCACCATCATCCCGCCCACCACCAACCAATTCATCTCGATGCTCAAAGACTCATCACTGATCTCGGTGATGGGCGTCTGGGAAGTGATGTTCCTGGCGCAGTCGTATGGCCGTTCCAGTTACCGCTACATCGAAATGCTGAGCACGGCGGCGATCATTTACTGGCTGTTGTCGATTGGTCTGGAGTTGATTCAGGCGCGGATGGAGCGGCATTACGGGAAGGCGTACAAGCAGCGGAGCTAA
- a CDS encoding helix-turn-helix transcriptional regulator, with protein MGMSVLERGALLESIQEGLADGTLEIGEAVRRLRVEVTGLHQSQFAKMCKISVRTLVHIEHGEGNQTLKSLNAVFRPFGFRMGVVKVRRFINRD; from the coding sequence ATGGGAATGTCGGTACTTGAGCGAGGGGCTCTACTCGAAAGCATTCAGGAAGGATTGGCTGACGGCACCTTGGAGATTGGTGAGGCGGTCCGACGTTTGCGGGTTGAGGTTACGGGGTTGCATCAGAGTCAGTTTGCGAAGATGTGCAAAATTTCGGTGCGCACGCTGGTGCATATCGAGCACGGGGAAGGGAACCAGACGCTGAAGTCGTTGAATGCAGTGTTCAGACCGTTTGGGTTTCGAATGGGGGTTGTGAAGGTTCGTCGTTTTATCAATCGAGACTAG